TTATCTTCTGTCTGGCAATGATCGATTTCTACGCCCAGACCTATGCAAACGAATCGGGATTCGCCTTGCAGACTGCTCAAGAAGATTTGCTTAAATTAAACGAGGATCTGAGAGTCTCTGATATTGAAAACTACCTTGTCGGCTCACCTACTGTTCAAACCAGTCCCGCCGACAAATACACACATATGTGTAAACAAATGAAAAAATACACCTGGCAAGGGTTTTTCCAGACGTATTCAATCTCAGTTTACCTCGGACTGGGCAACGACCCTTCTGTGGACTTTGTGCATGTCTCTGGTGAAACGACTGAAAAGCCAAGCGTGCTTGCTTCCTATTCTCATAATTAAACGGCAGAGTAATGCGCCAGTTGAACATCAGCCTTGTGGAGACTATAACGTCTCCATGAGGTTTTTTTTATGAGTGTTCTCGTGGACAGAACGCCTGCTGCCTCAGATGACTTGCATCGATCTACCTTTTCCCAGACCCGACACACAACAGCAAGAGAGCATAATGGAAACGATCAAAGGGCACCTTTACGACTATCCCAAATACTATGACCTGATTTTTGGTGATGACTGGAAGGCAGAGTTTGATTTCCTGCAAAACTGTTTTGAAAAACACGCTACCCGAAAAGTAAAACGCGTTTTTGAACCCGCCTGCGGCACCGGACGATTACTGATCAAACTGGCGCAGGCAGGCTATAAAGTAGCCGGCAACGATCTGAATGAGCACGCGATCAATTATTGTAATGATCGCCTGGAGCGAGCGGGCTTTCCGCGGTCCGCGGTGATCGGCGATATGTCTGACTTCAAACTCAAAAAGCCCGTAGAGGCGGCTTTCAATACCATTAACAGTTTTCGCCATCTGCCGACGGAAACCGCCGCTGAAAATCATCTGAAATGTGTGGCAGACGCGCTCGCCCCAGGTGGCCTCTATATTTTGGGGCTGCACCTGACGCCTACAAAAGGCGAGCCGATGCAGAGTGAAAGCTGGTCTGCACGCAGAGGCAATCTTGCCATTAATTCACACATGCAATCCATCTGGACCGACCTGAAGAAGCGAAACGAACATCTCGAAATGACGTTTGATGTCTATACGCCTACCCGTCAGTTCCAACTGTTTGACACGATGGACTACCGGACTTACACCGCGCCCCAGTTTGATGCACTGCTGGCAAAGGTGCCTGAACTGGAAGTGGTCGAACTCTACGATTTCATGTACGAGATGGACTTCACAATTGAAATCGATGCCCAGACCGAAGACGTCGTGTTTATCTTACGCAAGAAATAAACAGCCAGCGAATACGAGACTTTGCAACAGAGCCTGTGATACAAGCCGCGACCTGACCGCGATGGTTCCGATTAAGACTCAACCGTTGGAAGCACGCGTGTTCCGATATTTTCGCCGGCAACCGCTTTTTCAATATTGCCCACTTTGCGAAAGTTAAATACCAGAATTGGAATTCCGTGTTCCATACAATGATGTAACGCCTGCGCATCCATGACCTGCAGATTCTTATGCAGAACGTCCTGGTAGCTGATCTCGGAAAACCGGACCGCGTGCGGGTTTTTCTCAGGATCATCAGAGTAGATGCCGT
This window of the Gimesia fumaroli genome carries:
- a CDS encoding class I SAM-dependent methyltransferase, whose translation is METIKGHLYDYPKYYDLIFGDDWKAEFDFLQNCFEKHATRKVKRVFEPACGTGRLLIKLAQAGYKVAGNDLNEHAINYCNDRLERAGFPRSAVIGDMSDFKLKKPVEAAFNTINSFRHLPTETAAENHLKCVADALAPGGLYILGLHLTPTKGEPMQSESWSARRGNLAINSHMQSIWTDLKKRNEHLEMTFDVYTPTRQFQLFDTMDYRTYTAPQFDALLAKVPELEVVELYDFMYEMDFTIEIDAQTEDVVFILRKK